GATTCGTGTGTTGACTGCGTTGCAGCGTCGATTTGCCATAAGTGCCAATATACATGCGCATGGCGCGACAAATGTTCATCTGCGGCACCGAGAAGATCATGTTTCGCCACTCGCCATTGCGCAGCGGATCAGTTTGAAAGTCCACCGACATCTGAAAGTTGGTCGCATCCATGTCCTCGTTGATGCGAACAGTTCCATTGAGCGCACGCTCGCGACCCATTAAACGAATGTCAGTGAAATCAATAATGGGTTCGCCCTCCACTTCCAAGGCTTCGAATAGTATAATTTCCACGCTGTACAGTTTGCTGGCCTTGCGGCGAGAGATTAATGCATAATTAGTTGGGGGTGGGGGGCGTGTGCATTCAAAAGTTCAATTCAAAGAGCTCACTTACCCAGCACGTTGCCAGCGATGTCAAAAGAACAATTTGAGCAGAAGACTTCATATTGCGTTGTGGTAATTGCATTTCAGATGCCAACCGACCACATTTATATATGGCTCTCAATTAAACAGTTTGCCATGTTTTTGCCCATCTAATCGCattaatttgtgcaattttgtatgcgcacacacacgaattaatTGGAATTCATtgtgttgccgctgccgctgttcTATCTcaatatatcaattaaaattatgtgctgtctgtctgtctcgtATCGTCTCGTATCGTATCGAGAGAAAGCAAATCATCAAATCATGCCAGTCATGTTTCGGCACTGTATACGCTGCGTATATgtaatattacgtatacgtatatgaTGGCGCGTCGATAGAGaacaagagcgagagcgagtgagagcaAACAAGGGCCATATGCACTACCAATTTATGGCTTCAATAAACATAAAGTTCATAAACTCCCAAGGCATCGTTGCTCATCATTTGCAGCGGATTGTCAAGGggtaacagcagcaacagcagcagcagcagcaacagcaaactctagcggcagcaacagcaacgacagcagcagcaacgttgttcggtcaaataaataatgaaaaagaaaagtgaTGTCATAAAAATTTTATCTCTTAACTGGAATTGAGCAGCAcgaacaagcaacaacaggagcagaagcagaagcagcagcagtaaatgTGGctgcagtaacaacaacaatgcaagcacacacacacacacacatgcttatACACAGATATGATGCTTGGtcattttcatataaaaattgacaaTGGCGTTGGCTCTTTTACCTATGTGTGAgagtgttttgtgtgtgtgtgagtgtgaaagCAAGTGGAAAATGCGACAAAAGTAAGGCAGACACGGAGCGAGTTCGAGCAGAGCAAATGCACACGGCATGAGCTCTGGCAACCAGAGCAGTATAAtagcacagcacaacaacaacaacaacaagaacaataacaatagctgcaacaacaacaacaataaagaaaaatataataataataacaactgcTGAAGCTCAACTACAAAGCTGACAAGGCTGCTGAGCTGATACTGCTTCATATAAAAGCGAGTATTCATATAAATAGTACGAACAGATACGCTactgtacacacacacatatacacatatatatagcGTGGAATATACACAGATATATTCATACAAAGTGCTGCTGCACTTACAATAAACTACTGCAAAATGCTCAGCTGCAAAGCGTCTTTAAAGCCCAAACACTTGTACCACTAAATGCTCAACTCCAGACGTTCAGTAGCTGTAGCTAACGGCTAAATGGACTGTTAAGATCCAAGTTATTCAAAAATGAACGTAGTTAGAAAGTGTATTTATGGAGTTGTCGAGTCTAACACTGCATTTGCTCATGCTCTTGAGCATAAGCTCTTTGGCTTATAAATTAACGATAAATAAACTACAAATaatcatttgaatttaaaactaTAGAAGTTTTTGCTgcaatttttgctttgttctCAGCTTATAAATAATCCTATTATTCATACTTGTGTGATTGCAATAGCTATTGAAAGATATCATATGCAAATACCCTGTCATAATTGTGTGTTATCTAACTCTGGCTTTGATTAAGAAAAACATGGAGAAAATTGCTTCATTtgatagttttatttatttgttgaatttgtcGCCACAGAAAAGtgtttaactttaactttttgaTTGGAATTGTTAGTAGAAAAATAACTAATAGTCTCCAAGTGGGTAGTAAGAGAGAAAGGAAAAGCTTGGTGGCATAAGAATgagcatacatatttttataaattccatatgaattatttgcgggctattttcaaattgcaatgcTATGCTATATGTTTTGTGTATTGCtggccataaatattttgaatcagTCGCATTAAGCGGtagtatatactttttttgattgtcatttattttttgtatttccaataaatttgatttcgaattgagtaactaaataaatatattattaatatcatagaatttaaatatcctaataattattttacttaGAACGTTTTGATTTATAACTTATCATagtaataatacaataatattgaaGATTTTTCTGTGGAATccaattatttattgtcatAGATTTGCTATTGAATTCGCGATGCTCTGCTTTTTGTAGTGTATCGAGCAATCACTCGCAGCCTATTTCTAAAGAGTGTCTTCATCAGTTTTATGCGCAATTTGACCGCATTTGTTTGGCCGGAGTTTATCCTTTCAAT
This is a stretch of genomic DNA from Drosophila albomicans strain 15112-1751.03 chromosome 3, ASM965048v2, whole genome shotgun sequence. It encodes these proteins:
- the LOC117566595 gene encoding uncharacterized protein LOC117566595, yielding MKSSAQIVLLTSLATCWASKLYSVEIILFEALEVEGEPIIDFTDIRLMGRERALNGTVRINEDMDATNFQMSVDFQTDPLRNGEWRNMIFSVPQMNICRAMRMYIGTYGKSTLQRSQHTNLPFDGKHCPLPKGTYYIKDLLMNSDTWPEIMPIGYLNGNFRFLKRGKLIGGVKCLTEISQSILML